CACTTGTAACCAATATGTGTTTCAGGATCTTGATCAGGAGCCAATAGTAAAGCAGTATGCTCCAAGTCCAATTGAAATCAAAGAGGATTACTTTAGTAACCCTCTAGATGGGAGTGATTCCAGCAGTGGAGTCATGAACTTCCCCACTCCAGAGGTGCGCTACCTCATTAAGGAGATCTCAGTCATCTGGCACCTTTATGGTGGAAAAGACTTGGGGAGTGCTTCTTTTACATCCTCTCCTACTAGAAGCCGGGGGTGAGTTGTTCACTCTGTAATTAcatacatgtttttaaatgtgctcAGGAGGAAACAAACTTGTTCACTggtaagttgttgttgttttttgtgtgtgtacaccaaTTTCCACCTTGAAGGTCTACCCCCCATGGCTCCCCATCTCAAACTCCAGTCAGACAGGCCAAAGCTTCAGGGCGGACAGGAGGTGGAAAAGGAAGGAATCCTGACATTCTGATGGAGATACAGCTCAGTAAGGTGAGTTTCAACTTTTCCTGAAATGGATATTCTCACACACCCTTGTACAAATCACAGAAACCTTGTGTCGTGTCTTGACCATTCAacggctttttaaaaaatcttttcccAAGGTGAGATTTCAGCACGAGGTGTACCCTCTGACTCAGGCAGCTTCTGGGCCAGGGACGGATCAGCCAGTCTCCCGGCAGGTGTTTGTTGTGCAGGACTTGGAGATTCGAGACAGACTGGCTGCCTCACAGATGAATAAGTTCCTCTACTTGTATTCCAGCAAGGAAATGCCCAGAAAGGCTCATTCTAACATGGTGAGGGGGGTAACACACAAATTTACCCAGTCAAGTTCTGGGCTGCTgtaactttttttctgtgtttttggtttAAGTTGACAGTTAAGGCTGTTCACATGTGTCCTGAGTCAGGCCAGGCTCCCCAGGAATGCTGTTTGCGTGTTTCCTTGATGCCTCTTCGTCTCAATATCGATCAAGTAAAGGATGATTTTACCTCTAAACCAAATATTGTATATGTATCCACATCCTAAGTAACATGTTTTAATGAcggcctttttttttattatttgaaggATGCCCTGTTCTTCTTGAAGGACTTCTTTACTAGTCTTACAACTGAAGTTGAGTTTTTCTCACCACCTGCTCAAGATGGTAAAATTTACTATTCACCATCAAATATGACTTGAATGTATGCTAACATTACTCACACTTTCAAGCAAACCACTGATCAAATCTTGTTTTCAATAGCTGTCAGTGTTTCCACAAAAAAAGCGGCTGCCCCTGAGATCTCTTGCAGCTTCTCCAAGCATTTTAGCAGCAGCCAGGACCCGGCCCCGATCATCTCAGTGCCCAATCAGAGACGCTTAAAGCACAACGGGTTCTCCACATCTAGCAGGGAGGAATTGAATGAAACTGAAACCTCTGCTCCTTCTTTTACAGACCAGCCCATCTTCTTCAGGTCAGTGTTAGATAATTAAATTAGAAACCATTTCTTAACATATAATTCAGTTGCTCAACTGTGTTTGGTAACTTCTTATCTGTCAACAGGGAGTTTAGATTTACCTGTGAGGTTCCCATTCGCCTGGATTATCATGGGAAACACGTTTCAATGGAACAGGTACATAATTTAGGAGGCTATGCATTAATTTCACCttacaatgttttatttgtgtggtaTTAATGTTTTTGCTTTCTTCTAGGGAACATTTGCAGGAATCATTATTGGATTGACACAGCTTAATTGTTCAGAGCTGAAGCTGAGGCGCCTGTGCTACAGACAAGGGTATGTTTATCTCAGTTATGTAAGATGCATATAACATATGAGACGGTGTTAATTATTTGGTGTCTTTGGTGCAGccattaaaaactatttttagcCTACAAATAAACCTACAACATGTGTAATTCAATAATCATTCCTAGGaaagtaatatacagtatgtctatctCTCAGATTATTAGGTGTGGATAAACTGTTTTCTTATGCAATGAATGAGTGGTTGAACGACATAAAGAAGAACCAGCTTCCAGGACTACTGGGTGGCGTGGGACCGATTCACTCACTGGTGCAGCTGGGTGAGTACAGACATGGTTGATGTTTCCAGTGTTTATGGTGTTATCAAATGAGCTTTTCACAGTGGGGTTTAATGCTCATCATAAACCATAAAAACGGTAATTAGCTCGAGTCCTCAGTGTTCAACTTTATATTACTGCTATAATTCTGTCTTTTGATTCTGGCCTGTATAAACAAAGTATGTTATTTCCATATCTTTAAAGCTGTTTCCTTTATTATTCTATACATAAACTGCTGTGAAAGGTCTTAATAATGTTTGAGATTATTAATCCAGCTGTATCTGTCAGGTAATATACATTTACCTGTTCTTAAAATGATTGTGCTCTTCAGTTCAGGGATTCAGGGACTTGGTCTGGCTCCCGATTGAGCAGTACAGGAAAGACGGTCGGATAGTCCGCGGATTCCAACGTGGTACCGCCTCGTTTGGAACTTCTACTGCTATGGCTGCTCTGGAGCTCACCAACAGAATGGTCCGGACCATCCAGGTAACCCCGTCTTTCTGCTGACTCATGAAATCTGTATTTGCCTTCCaggaagcagaaaacaaatctcTTTCTGTACCATGTTTAGTCTGCTGCTGAGACGGCCTATGACATGGTGTCTCCAGCGCCTGATGAGAGGGACACAAGAAGGATCAGGAGGTTCACCCACTATGGACTTGCTCATCAGCCTGTTGACCTGAGGGAAGGTGTCGCCAAAGCTTACACTGTGGTAAAAGAGGTAAAAGAATTACTTCATTTACATTAATAGAATCAAACAATCAACGTTTTTAACGGTGGGTCTGTGGTGCTTCTTCTACAGGGGATCACAGATACAGCACTGACCATCTATGACACAGCTACCCGGGAGCATGAGCAACGTGGGATGACGGGGGCAGTGGGTGGGGTTCTCCGACAGCTGCCACCCGCAGTGGTTAAACCACTCATTATGGCCACTGAAGCTACTGCAAATGTTTTGGGTGGGATGAGGAACCAAATTCACCCTGATGCACGCCAGGAAGAGTCTcagaaatggaagcagggtgaGGAGTAACTTGTTGCCATGTGGTGCTGGGAAAAATGACTGCAGAAACAGCCAGTAAATGCATTAGAAACTTGTGCTCAAAGCATTTTCATCTCAGAGGTTCACAATCTGCCccagtgcagaaaatattgttCATCTCATGGCAGTTTGAGCAAATGTGATTCAGCTTGTGTCAGCTAATCAGTTCCCTCACTGTGCCTTCATGGTTATCAGCGTTGTCAAACTGTATGTTTAATCAAAGGGATGTATAAAAATTGATGGTTTAATAAGCCACATATTGTCTTCATGTGGATTCTGTACTGTTGTGGGATAGATAATTGcaaataaatatgttaaataatagACTCTTGTCTCATGAGGTGCAAACGTTAATTTCCTCTGCAGTCAGTTTAAATGTTCTCTTAAATGCTAACAAAGGTGTAATGACCTGTAATGTCCATAAATTGCACTCCATGTTGGCCTTGTTACTTACTGTAGATATTCGTAATGTGTAACATTTTgtgcaaatgtaaaaacaagTACAGAAAATGGTTGCATTTCAGCTTTGTGAAGTTATGTGATCAGCACTTTCAGAAGGTTGACTTCctcaaatgaaaaaggaaagacTTAGACGTTTATATTTTTGGGCTCCAgtcaatgttttcatttctctaaAATCTACTGTTGTGACAAGCTGcttttaaaattaagaaaaaaattcaatctgCTATTCAAACTTTCCAACTATTGCACACACTATCCACTTAAAATCCTGGAGGCAACATCTTCATGTCTTAAATGTcttgtgcaatttttttttttacattgaaataCTGATGTCAAGTGTGATATGTTGCAGACATTTGATTTGCccaattttgttaatgtgaaCAAGTTGATCTTGTATAAAGGTGTACAGCTGAAGGATGAATTTATATTGAAGCatgaaagggaaaaataaatgattaaattcaCCAGTGTGTTTTGccggttgtttgttttttggtataTTTACTCAAGAGAAATGCATTGAAGCTGATTttatatacttctttttttttgcaattaaaCAAGACGTGATTTTATATTGGAAGGGCGTTAAGACGGAAGTtgctgtttccatggaaacaggacTAACAGTAAAGCGTCCACTTTCTGCTCAGCGTACATCTGGTGGAGACTGAGGGCGATGGGAGATGTGTTTGCTGGTTTGAACAGTCTTTCTTTTGAGGCTGGTCTCACTGAGGATGAGAAAGAGCTTCTTTATCTGCGTGCGCGCACGGCTGGACTCCAGTACTGCGGGAGCGCGCACGCAGTTTTCCTCTGCGAGCTCGTGCACACGTTGAGGTAAATTCAAATGTACTGCATGTGTATGGGAAAACTATTGTTACATAAACAACTTGCATACTTTTAGCATGTCCACTTCTTTTGTGATAGCCCGTTAGAAGTAATTTATCTTTCACCTTTCAGAGGTATGATCAGTCGTCGCACTGCAAAATCCCCTGCAGGAAATGATGACCTCTGTGTTGGGATACTTGGGATGGGTCGCATGGGGAAAAAGttgctcctctttctccttgcAAAGTCTGGCATCAGACCATCATATATTAAGGTTTCCACTAGAAGACCCGAATCTGCaggtatttatatatataaatagtaAAGGCTTAAAAGTCCTGATTTAACCTCTGCGTTGACTGGCTGATACCTATTTACATTGATTTAAGAATGATGTGTCCTAGTGATATAGTGTATTtgtgtaatatactgtatatatatatatatatttgaatatatttgtatatataagGATAGAAATCTCTAATGCAAATGTATCTCTATTGTTACAGCTTCACGTCATTGCATTGAACCTTGTGTTTATATACTAGTAAACAAAATGCCACACATAAAGCAATAAGCTCCCAATgcttttcttgttattttcttttagaGGAATTAATCCACACAGAAGTTGAATGTTTCTTTGACAATCGCAGACTGGCCTCATGGGCAGACATTTTGTTCCTCTGCTGTCTGCCCTCTCATCTCCCAAAAGTTTGTGCTGATCTCCACTCTAACCTGTCAAAGAGCTGTCTCGTGTACAGCTTTACTTCTGCTGTGCCTTGCTCTAGGTACCAACACAGTTGCAATATTTTTGCTTATTTCCGGTAATTTATTTTCCTAAATTCCTCATTTGTTTAAAGATTATCACAGCTTCTAGGACACGATTTCATTCTCAAACCACAGTATGACCTTGTGGTGTGTGACACCATGGATGTGTGGCTGTCCTGCTCTCCTCTGTCAGATCCTTTGCTGATAGAGctatcatgtcctctttcaatgAGTGGTATGTAATGTTCCTAATTTCTGAATTCAAGTTTACTTTGTAACTTTATATGAAGCCATATTCATTCTCATTAAGGTGGTATTACTCTGAGTCCAAAATGGGTGTGTGGATTGTTGTACATCCTGCTGAATATCTGCACCGCTGCTGGTTTGGGATCCAGTGATGCACTATCACTGATCAACAGTCTCCTCAAGAAGTGCCCACACACAGCGGAATTGAATGTTCAAAGCTTTATCAGTGAAGCAAATGCACCATGTCTTCCTAAAGAGGAGTAAGTGTAACAGACCTAGGTAGATTAtagatattttgttttaatacaaGACTTAAACTACAAATGGATcaagtaatttcttttttactatAATGCcatgtaaataaaaacctttCCGGTTTTACTTTTTGTCCTTAAAGGTGTTTCCCCTGGATTTCTCTCACTAATGTCCAAACAAAGGATACACCACTGCTGGCTGTTCTTTCAAGCAGTAATTCCATACAACCGTGCATCTCTGCAGCCTACAAGTCTCTgatgaaaacagcagcaaacacCGACACTCTTTAGTAAAACTTGATTGTATATCCTCTAAAGTTTTCAAGCACGGATGAAAGTTTAAAGGTAGGAAGTTCTAATGTCGAACATTTACatcttttgaaaaataataaataaaaaaattaattcgaGGAACCACGaagacatttatatattttcttttcctacaCAATTTGTATCATTAATCTGTAGGGGGAAAAATGCCATTAGCAATTGCACAACCACctcccactctgtgtgtgtatgtgtgttgggTCAGCGGGCAGGTAAAGAGGGGTGGTGTATGatgtattgattattgattagacctcaaatctatctgtctgtctgtctcatgtacagctttatttaaataaaggttaaataaaaataaatgtttctgctgTGCCTTGCTCTAGGTACCAACACAGTTGTAATACGGTTACTTATTACAACAACCATATTACTATCTGTCATTCACATGAAATAGTATACAAATTAgatgaacagaaataaaaaatctttataATTTcgtaataaaatataaatttggtgTCTTTGTAtatagtatactgtatgtttcagCGGATGCGTCTCCCCGTGCTGCAGATCGCACATTTTCGTCAACACTCGATAAAACACGGAAGTgcgtgttctgtttttttttttatttactccgATGCCGACCATCCTTCACTGGGGAGACGCGTCACATGGCTGCACTGATGTGTAAGAGTATTTACTGATGGCTGGAATTAGACTGAAATAAACATCCGAGTTTCGGGCTGCCTCTCCTCGCTAAACTGAGGTAAGTTTCCAAACGCCCGCAGCTTCGgcctctctttgtttttttccaatgcTAACTAGCGTTAGCTCATCAGTTAGCATCCGGATCCTAGGGACCATCAGCTGTCAGAGCTTTAGTATATAAGGCATGACTTTCACATGAACACTTCTCTTTTTATCTGTTTcatgcatcagtgtgtgtcagtaaaCAGGGATTTGTTGTGCAGCGGTGGTTCGCTGGGTCGATCCGGGTTGTGTTgctctccttccttcctgcctgtGGCTGCGAGGGGCGGGGCTACATCCGCACTCAGACCGAGGAGGGAATGGAGAGACCCGGGGCGGCATCAGAGCTCCAGTCGCGGCTGTCTTCACTCTCCCTGTCTGCGTTCCCCGGTGTAGAACCCGAACAGTTCGTCCACCAGCCGCTGGCCAGGTAGCCTGTTGCTGCAGAAAGCTGCTTGTAAAGCTAGCGTAAGGAAACGTCATGCTTGTTCTACTTTCATCCTCATGTCTTAACTGTTGGATTGTTGCAATGTCTGTCCTGCTGCTTTATCATCTTGTCTCCAGGCTCCAGAACACGGATCTGTCACAGAGCTCTACCCCGATCACAAAGCAAGCTGACATGGAGGAAAGCAAGGAGGATTCAGGGCAACATGCACAGGTAGGTACTggtacagtatttgcttttcaTGCATAAGATGAACTCCTATTGATTGCCAGGAAACAGCGTTGTGCAATCCAATCTAGTTTTCTTATCTATAGCATCAGCCTGTATGTATGTAAGCtgatgtatgtttgtatgtaatCAACAGGCGGCTGCTGAGCAAGCCCATGGGGAAGGAGACAAGGAGAACAACACTGCTGGGAGCAGTCAGCTCTCTGCTGAGATGAAGGGTGAGGGACCTCTTATAGCATCATGGCAGCTATTTTAGTTTTACAAAACAAATCTGTAAAGTAAGAAGCTTACCTAAACTAGAGAAATAATTATGGATGTTGCTTTTATGCTCTTCATGGACATGTTGCTGTTTGTTTACTCCTGATGGCAGCCCAGATGCCGCCTCTGGCACCTCCAACAACATGGACATCTGCTGCCcttaaagaactgaaggcaAAGCTTCGGATGGAGCAGGACAGTGTGGTCACAGTGTACAGAGGCGACATCATGACGGTTCACGTGCCCACCGTCCCCGAGGCCAGCAAAGTGTGCTGGGAGTTTGCTACGGATGGTTATGACATTGGCTTTGGCATTTATTTTGACTGGAGTCCAGTCACAGACCGGTCTATCACTGTGCACATCAGTGAGTcaagtgatgatgaagatgaagaggaggagctggaaggtCAGTTACTGTCTCAAATTGAGAATATGTCTGGtttgaaatcattttttgtGAATCAAATCAATAATTTGAATCTGTGTCCCAGCAGTACtgcatttttatgtgtttttgacaAGCTGGGATCTCTGGTTGTAAATTAACTTTGTGTTATGTGCTGCCTCTTGCAGGGCAAGTTGGTAATGGAGATGTGGAGAAGGGCTCCAAAAACCAAACCAGCTCAAACTTGGCAGAAATCCTACCTGTATACCGCCAGGACAGCCACTTGTCAGTGAACGGGGGCAGCCATGATTTTCCCGGTGAAGGCACTTACCTCCTGAAGTTTGATAACTCCTACTCACTATGGCGAAATAAAACTCTTTACTATAGAGTTTATTACAGTGCCTGAGATGCCATTCATTTATTGTTGATGAATGTCAACCTTAGAGATGAATCCTACTATTAGCAACAATGAACTATTTTTGATTTCATACTTGAGGTAAAGATGGTTAGAATATAAAAGTTAAGATCTATGTAAATCTATTTTTTAGCACTCTTTATGTTGCCACATTTGAATTTATGTACACAGTCAGGTAAATTTAAACAGATGTAGTCTATTGTCCTCCAGAGAGTTCTTTGAGGAAGCCTTGCATATATACAATGTTCCTGCGTATGTATGTACTATATGGTCAAGTGCCCATCATAAAACCTATATGATCTTCAGACGTAACATTTCTATGGTAGCAGTGATCAGGGAACACCTGCACAGAGTAAATTTCACCAGATGCTTATTCAGCTCTAAATTGAtcatgctttgtgtgtgtttaagtgtcCGGGCACATTATGTTGGTTTGCTgtcattatttgtatttaatcttgtgatctgtagtgtaatttatttttatctatgTTAAACTGAATGGATCATAATGTAATACAAATCATGTGCAAAGATCTGTCTCTACTGTCATAGTGGTGTGTTGGTGAAATATTCACGTTGAATGTACTGAGGCAAGTGGTAGCAGTTTTTCCAAAGTGTGCTTTTTTATGACACAAATAAAAGTCATCCCTTATCGCATTAACCTCTTATTATGTAATATAGATTCAATATTTACCATCGCCTTTCCTCCCACTTTAATTTGCTATTTCAGAGGTTGAGAgctgttttaatatttaatctaaatgtattttatgcaCAGGTCTaatgaagtgtgtttgtttttgagtaTGCTAAGTCCATTGGGCTTCTTTGCGTTGAAAACCTGTTTCTGAAAGCAAATGTTTCTACCACACTTCACTTCAGTGCATGTTCCCAAAGATTTCACTAGCTTGACCTCTGTCCTTGAAGATGTTCATGAGCTGATTTAAAGCTTCCTATGTATACTGTATTGTACACTGTACTTTACTGTGAGTTATGATCATGTTTATTTCTGAAATCTATATTCTACAATAAAGAGAAAGATCATCTGACCTTCTGTGTAATTAATGTGAGAAATGCATGTTCATGATAAGTTGAGAACATGCTGGAAATATGAAACTGGCCATGCACTGATATATATTAAAGATGTTGCATAGACTGAGTGTAATATCCAGCTGAATGAATCTATGTATTCTACCTGAGACACCATCATTTCACGGCAGTCACCACTGCAGGGTTTAAAAGCAGATGGTCCCCTGTGCTTCTATTAAATTGTGGCATTAGGGGACTGATGTAATTGTTACT
The Antennarius striatus isolate MH-2024 chromosome 17, ASM4005453v1, whole genome shotgun sequence genome window above contains:
- the noxred1 gene encoding NADP-dependent oxidoreductase domain-containing protein 1 — protein: MGDVFAGLNSLSFEAGLTEDEKELLYLRARTAGLQYCGSAHAVFLCELVHTLRGMISRRTAKSPAGNDDLCVGILGMGRMGKKLLLFLLAKSGIRPSYIKVSTRRPESAEELIHTEVECFFDNRRLASWADILFLCCLPSHLPKVCADLHSNLSKSCLVYSFTSAVPCSRLSQLLGHDFILKPQYDLVVCDTMDVWLSCSPLSDPLLIELSCPLSMSGGITLSPKWVCGLLYILLNICTAAGLGSSDALSLINSLLKKCPHTAELNVQSFISEANAPCLPKEECFPWISLTNVQTKDTPLLAVLSSSNSIQPCISAAYKSLMKTAANTDTL
- the tmed8 gene encoding protein TMED8, whose amino-acid sequence is MERPGAASELQSRLSSLSLSAFPGVEPEQFVHQPLARLQNTDLSQSSTPITKQADMEESKEDSGQHAQAAAEQAHGEGDKENNTAGSSQLSAEMKAQMPPLAPPTTWTSAALKELKAKLRMEQDSVVTVYRGDIMTVHVPTVPEASKVCWEFATDGYDIGFGIYFDWSPVTDRSITVHISESSDDEDEEEELEGQVGNGDVEKGSKNQTSSNLAEILPVYRQDSHLSVNGGSHDFPGEGTYLLKFDNSYSLWRNKTLYYRVYYSA